The genome window ATAACTTCACAAAACGCTTACAAACTTTCAATTCTACCCTACCTTTTCCGCTGTGAAGCTGAGATAATGGGAGAGGAATAAGGCATGAAACAGATGCGACAACCATGTTCACCAACAGCCCAAAAATAAAAGCTGCACATCCATAGGAGGATTATTAATGACGACACAACCATTGAATCTGATCCAATCCACGGAGGGCCAAGCTTTGCTTGCCCAAATGTATGGACAATCACAAGTAGCGGAACAGACTGCACGTTACACGAAGTTGAACGCAACGTTCGAAGAGTACTTTGGCGCACAAGAAGGAAGCAAGCTGTTCAGCGCGTCAGGACGCAGTGAGATTGGCGGCAATCACACCGATCATAACCATGGTAAGGTGCTGGCGGGCAGCATTACGCTGGATACGATTGCAGTGGCAGCACCAACTGCGGAGTCGGTTATTACCTTTTACTCAGAAGGCTATGACAAGAAATATGTAATCGATCTCACGGACCTCACGCCAAATACGGAAGACGATGGCACAACAGCATTGATTCGCGGTATGGCTGCGGGATTTGGAGAATTCGGATATAAGGTAGGCGGCTTCCAGGCGTACCTCTCCAGTAACGTGTTCTCGGCATCTGGAGTGAGTTCTTCGGCGTCATTCGAGATGTTGATCTGTACGATTTTGAATCACTTCTATAATGATGGAGCAATGGATGTTGTCACTTTGGCCAAAATCGGTCAGTATGCGGAGAACCATTATTGGAATAAACCTTCCGGTCTGCTGGATCAGATGGCTTGTGCGTACGGCGGACTGATTGCCATTGATTTTGAAAATCCTGCACAGCCGGTTATCGAGCCTGTTCAGTGGGATTTCCAACAGAATGGGTACTCATTGGTCATTGTGAATACGGGTGGCAACCACGCCGATTTAACGGAAGATTACGCGGCTGTGCCCAATGAGATGAGAGCGGTTGCTCAGGCGCTGGGCAGTGAGTATGTTCGGGAAATTACGGCAGACGCAATCTACGCCAACCTCAAGAAGGTTCGTGAAGCGGCTGGAGATCGTGCCGTGCTGCGTGCGCTTCATTTCCTGGAGGAAAATAATCGTGTCGATGGTGAGGTTCAGGCGTTGCGTGATGGACGTTTTGCTGATTTCCTGAAACTGATTACCGCATCCGGTAACTCGTCATGGAAGTGGCTGCAGAATGTATATCAGAGTGGTGCTGTGAAGGAGCAAGAGATTGGCATCGCGCTGGCACTGACCGAGAATTATCTGCAAAACCTGGGTGACGGCGCTTGTCGGATTCATGGCGGTGGATTCGCAGGGGTTATCCTTACAATTCTTCCGAACGAAAAAGTGGAAGAGTATATGTCTTGGATGCACGACATGTTGGACACGCCAATTATTGTTGTTAATGTGCGTGCACAGGGTGCGGTGTGCCTGAATGCATTGATTGCCTAATGCTGGCTAAACAGTACTTAGTTAAATAGTTATAATTCAAGGAAGTCCGGGCGATGCCCGGGCTTTTTGGGTTATTCCATTTTTGAAAAAACTTCAAACTTTGAAGGGACGTAATGTGTTATTTAAGTAGTGGTTGTATCTCAATAATGTTCTCATGGGAGGAAGGATCAGATGGCTACACCTACAGTGTCTGGGCCGGAAGAAGCTCAATTATATGACGAGTTGCGGCGTGCG of Paenibacillus sp. FSL R5-0517 contains these proteins:
- a CDS encoding galactokinase family protein; the protein is MTTQPLNLIQSTEGQALLAQMYGQSQVAEQTARYTKLNATFEEYFGAQEGSKLFSASGRSEIGGNHTDHNHGKVLAGSITLDTIAVAAPTAESVITFYSEGYDKKYVIDLTDLTPNTEDDGTTALIRGMAAGFGEFGYKVGGFQAYLSSNVFSASGVSSSASFEMLICTILNHFYNDGAMDVVTLAKIGQYAENHYWNKPSGLLDQMACAYGGLIAIDFENPAQPVIEPVQWDFQQNGYSLVIVNTGGNHADLTEDYAAVPNEMRAVAQALGSEYVREITADAIYANLKKVREAAGDRAVLRALHFLEENNRVDGEVQALRDGRFADFLKLITASGNSSWKWLQNVYQSGAVKEQEIGIALALTENYLQNLGDGACRIHGGGFAGVILTILPNEKVEEYMSWMHDMLDTPIIVVNVRAQGAVCLNALIA